The Deltaproteobacteria bacterium sequence TGCCCGAAGATCTGCTCGCCGCGTTCGAAGGGAAGCAGCATACCGACACCTGATTCCCTCCTCACCCCACCTGGATTCCCGCTTTCGCGGGAATGACGATTCGGGGGGTCGCTGCCTCTCAAACCAGCAAGCGCTCTTTCCGGTGTCACGGGATCGTGTTACGCTCCCGGCCATCATCGCCAGCCGGGAGGACCCATGCAGCTCATCGAGCGCTTGTTCAACAAAAAGGACCACGGCGTCGCCGGGTTCCTGGCGCACCCGCAACGGACGGAGCCGGGGCCGGCGCTGCTGCTGATCCACCCGAAGGGTGGGTTGACGGATTACATCAAGATCGAGGCCCGGAAATTCGCCGCCCTGGGCTACAGCACCTTTGCGCCGAACGTCTTCGAGCAACTGGGCTATCCGGAGCCCACCCACATCGTCAGCGGCGGCGAGATCCAGGCCAAGACCTCCGACGACCAGTTCGACGCCGCGCTCACGGAGAGCTGGCGCTTCCTGCTGTCCCAGCCCCACGTGGACAACAAGCGGGTGGCGGTTTCG is a genomic window containing:
- a CDS encoding dienelactone hydrolase family protein — encoded protein: MQLIERLFNKKDHGVAGFLAHPQRTEPGPALLLIHPKGGLTDYIKIEARKFAALGYSTFAPNVFEQLGYPEPTHIVSGGEIQAKTSDDQFDAALTESWRFLLSQPHVDNKRVAVS